A region from the Kineothrix sp. IPX-CK genome encodes:
- a CDS encoding BlaI/MecI/CopY family transcriptional regulator, whose protein sequence is MEKSKVFESEYRFCLLLWEHEPIKSTELVKLCEERLGWKKATTYTVIRRLSDRGIVKSENAVVTSVVSKSDVQASEIDELVEKTFEGSIPAFIAAFTKRKKLSEKDVDELRQMLDSYGAE, encoded by the coding sequence ATGGAAAAGTCAAAAGTATTTGAAAGTGAATATCGATTTTGTCTGCTACTGTGGGAGCATGAGCCGATAAAAAGCACTGAGCTGGTAAAGCTTTGCGAGGAACGGTTGGGATGGAAGAAAGCGACAACTTATACTGTAATAAGAAGATTGAGCGATCGGGGGATCGTAAAGAGTGAAAATGCCGTTGTTACAAGCGTTGTATCGAAGAGTGACGTTCAAGCCTCAGAAATTGATGAGCTGGTAGAAAAGACATTTGAAGGTTCAATACCGGCATTTATTGCAGCATTTACAAAGAGAAAGAAATTATCAGAAAAAGATGTCGACGAGCTCCGGCAAATGCTCGATTCATATGGAGCGGAATAA
- a CDS encoding M56 family metallopeptidase — protein sequence MEILFLKLLNMSISASWMILAVIVLRGILYGAPKSMRRFLWLLVGIRLICPFSIESAVSLIPNTEAVKAERIYFSDTTVTDTKNAITETADSSIIADTIAPSPEASVNPLQVVIFMAAVAWIIGMLIIFLYTVMSWVNLRKRVCTAIHLRDNIRQSELVDSPFILGLFHPHIYIPCYLDNEQLSYVILHENSHIRHCDHWIKPIGFLLLGIYWFNPFIWLAYMLLCRDIEFACDERVIKEMNPSEKKAYSSTLLSCSITRKSIAACPLAFGENSIKARIKSVLSYKKPTLWIMLAAIISCIIVGVCFLTNPLESKDAQNNSLNAPDSATEISDADNTGKSFDTDESGSEDLNSDDSNKEAVNEAKQFVEAWGKAFCQRDGNYIAEHISDDVQSALSKDLLIVGEGYYSFGFSSPWPMFTENDYHIESLDEDKAEIIYYAWTSEPHVTVWRETIKYTIEDGIYTVIDEELLYLDNIYTAKEFTLANPEGVITRMMDYQYNGAGEILNQNALSSETPVYTELFEPDRAAIRLLNLLDDPDKVKVTADTNAENTVSQVVIYFKEDGINVEITMIKPFGKDGIWVPKTRSNDKEASEYITDTQD from the coding sequence ATGGAAATATTATTTCTTAAATTATTAAATATGAGTATTTCCGCCAGCTGGATGATCCTTGCGGTTATCGTATTGCGAGGAATCTTATATGGAGCACCGAAATCCATGCGCCGATTTCTTTGGCTTTTGGTAGGAATTCGATTAATTTGTCCATTTTCCATAGAAAGCGCAGTAAGTCTTATTCCGAATACAGAAGCAGTCAAGGCGGAAAGAATATATTTTTCTGATACAACGGTGACCGATACGAAAAATGCAATTACTGAAACAGCAGACAGTTCCATTATAGCAGATACGATAGCTCCCTCTCCGGAAGCCAGCGTTAATCCGTTGCAGGTAGTAATCTTTATGGCAGCTGTTGCCTGGATTATAGGAATGCTTATAATATTTTTGTATACTGTTATGAGCTGGGTGAACTTAAGGAAAAGGGTATGTACGGCAATTCATTTAAGAGACAATATCCGGCAAAGCGAGTTGGTGGATTCTCCTTTCATTTTGGGATTGTTTCATCCACATATATATATTCCTTGCTATCTGGATAATGAGCAGCTTTCTTACGTAATTTTACATGAAAACTCTCATATAAGGCACTGCGACCACTGGATTAAGCCAATCGGATTTTTATTGCTTGGAATATATTGGTTTAACCCTTTCATTTGGCTGGCGTATATGTTGCTTTGCCGGGATATAGAATTCGCTTGTGATGAACGTGTAATCAAAGAGATGAATCCTTCAGAGAAAAAGGCATATTCCAGCACACTTCTTTCCTGCAGCATCACAAGAAAATCGATTGCCGCATGTCCGCTGGCATTTGGTGAAAATAGTATAAAAGCAAGAATTAAATCAGTACTAAGCTATAAAAAGCCAACGCTTTGGATAATGCTTGCAGCTATTATTTCGTGTATCATAGTTGGAGTATGCTTTTTGACGAATCCACTGGAGTCAAAGGACGCCCAGAACAATAGCCTGAATGCGCCAGACTCCGCAACGGAGATCTCAGACGCGGACAATACGGGCAAAAGCTTCGATACGGATGAATCGGGCTCAGAGGATTTAAATTCAGATGACTCGAATAAAGAGGCTGTAAATGAAGCAAAGCAATTTGTGGAGGCCTGGGGAAAAGCATTCTGCCAAAGAGATGGAAATTATATTGCTGAGCATATATCGGACGATGTGCAGTCTGCGTTGAGCAAGGATTTGCTGATTGTTGGAGAGGGTTATTATTCCTTTGGCTTTTCAAGCCCGTGGCCGATGTTTACGGAAAATGATTATCATATTGAGTCCTTGGATGAGGACAAAGCAGAGATTATCTACTATGCATGGACATCGGAACCTCATGTGACTGTTTGGAGAGAAACTATAAAATATACGATAGAGGACGGTATCTATACAGTTATCGATGAAGAACTCTTATATCTGGATAATATTTATACAGCAAAAGAGTTTACTTTAGCAAACCCGGAAGGCGTTATCACAAGGATGATGGATTATCAGTATAATGGAGCCGGAGAAATATTGAATCAGAATGCATTATCTTCGGAAACGCCAGTATATACAGAATTGTTTGAGCCTGACAGAGCTGCTATCCGACTTCTTAATCTTCTGGACGATCCGGATAAAGTAAAGGTAACGGCGGATACTAATGCGGAGAATACAGTATCGCAGGTTGTAATTTACTTTAAAGAGGACGGCATAAATGTGGAAATAACAATGATAAAACCGTTTGGCAAAGATGGGATATGGGTTCCGAAGACAAGATCTAATGATAAAGAGGCCAGTGAATATATTACTGATACACAAGATTAG
- a CDS encoding DegV family protein yields MYDFKIITNTTADLPLSYIEENGLGLMIFNYTIMGETYSRGHELDWKEFYELMRAGNMTTTSQVNPEECREYFEEYLKETKQLLYLCFSSGLSGTYGSACLAAEMVMEEHPDCKIVVVDTKCASMGEGLLVHKAVQLKKAGKTMEETVDWVEENIPHLIHIFTVDDLNHLYRGGRVSKTAAIVGTMVGVKPVLHVDDEGHLIPLSKVRGRKKSLNALVDFMEEKMGSYRGENDIVFISHGDALEDAEFVRDEVKARFGIGSFMINHIGPTVGAHSGPGTIALFFMGEVR; encoded by the coding sequence TTGTATGATTTCAAAATTATAACAAATACTACGGCCGATTTGCCGCTAAGCTATATTGAGGAAAACGGTTTAGGACTGATGATTTTTAACTATACGATAATGGGAGAGACCTATAGCAGAGGACATGAGCTGGATTGGAAGGAATTCTATGAGCTCATGAGAGCGGGAAATATGACGACCACCTCCCAAGTCAATCCGGAGGAATGCAGGGAATATTTCGAGGAATATTTAAAGGAGACGAAGCAGCTGCTTTATTTGTGTTTTTCTTCAGGACTCAGCGGAACCTATGGCAGCGCCTGCCTTGCGGCAGAAATGGTAATGGAGGAGCATCCCGACTGTAAAATCGTTGTGGTAGATACAAAGTGCGCCTCTATGGGAGAAGGTTTGCTTGTCCATAAGGCAGTTCAGCTTAAAAAAGCAGGAAAAACGATGGAGGAAACTGTCGATTGGGTTGAGGAAAATATTCCTCACCTGATACATATTTTTACGGTGGACGATTTAAATCATTTATATCGCGGTGGCCGGGTGAGCAAGACGGCGGCAATCGTGGGAACGATGGTAGGAGTCAAGCCGGTGCTTCATGTAGACGATGAAGGGCATTTGATTCCGCTTTCTAAAGTGCGTGGGCGTAAGAAATCCCTGAATGCGCTGGTCGATTTCATGGAGGAAAAAATGGGGAGCTATAGGGGCGAAAATGATATCGTTTTCATCAGCCACGGAGATGCGTTAGAGGATGCTGAATTCGTCAGGGATGAGGTGAAGGCCAGATTTGGAATAGGTAGCTTTATGATTAATCATATCGGCCCTACTGTCGGTGCTCATTCAGGCCCCGGAACGATCGCTCTTTTCTTTATGGGTGAGGTTAGATAA